One stretch of Pandoraea oxalativorans DNA includes these proteins:
- a CDS encoding FRG domain-containing protein, with amino-acid sequence MDTTVVESWKDFMELSSRFEGWAFRGQQDARWHLQSSLSRYLHAYVSDKEQWRSREARAIRIFRRKAHNHVPWPELLHDDLRCLGLMQHHGAPTRMLDFTKSPFVAAFFALERATSDSAIFALNTPALYDDRARPRHAPWLTRDTIDPRVKGNMEKYFLGNDHEVVWFGEPEEMDGRLIAQSGTFVVPGVIDRPMHRILDGYESDEPLLRKIVLPVALRADAMKWLYRMNITNASLFPDLDGLARSIAVEIEMVWPTQTLG; translated from the coding sequence ATGGACACCACCGTCGTCGAGAGCTGGAAGGATTTCATGGAACTGTCCTCCCGCTTCGAAGGCTGGGCGTTTCGAGGGCAGCAAGACGCCCGCTGGCATCTGCAAAGCTCGCTGTCCCGCTACCTGCACGCCTACGTGTCGGACAAGGAGCAGTGGCGCAGCCGCGAGGCCCGCGCGATTCGCATCTTCCGTCGCAAGGCGCACAACCACGTGCCCTGGCCCGAACTGCTGCACGACGACCTGCGCTGCCTCGGGCTGATGCAGCACCACGGCGCGCCCACCCGTATGCTCGATTTCACCAAGTCGCCGTTCGTGGCGGCGTTCTTCGCACTGGAACGCGCGACGTCGGACTCCGCCATCTTTGCGCTGAACACGCCCGCGCTGTACGACGACCGCGCGCGCCCGCGCCATGCACCGTGGCTCACGCGCGATACGATCGACCCGCGCGTCAAAGGGAATATGGAGAAGTACTTCCTCGGCAACGACCACGAGGTGGTCTGGTTCGGTGAGCCGGAGGAAATGGATGGCCGCCTGATTGCACAGTCCGGCACCTTCGTCGTGCCGGGGGTGATCGACCGGCCGATGCATCGCATTCTGGACGGCTACGAGAGCGACGAACCGCTGCTGCGCAAGATCGTGCTGCCGGTCGCGCTGCGCGCCGATGCCATGAAGTGGCTCTACCGGATGAATATTACGAACGCGTCGCTGTTTCCGGATCTCGACGGACTCGCGCGCTCGATTGCCGTCGAAATCGAAATGGTCTGGCCGACGCAGACGCTGGGGTAA
- a CDS encoding amidase — MVDRRDFLRISGHLAGATAGASLLAGTPLRAHAATDPAYFSATDLIAQFRRGRLSPLDVLDAQIRRIEALDGKVNCITVRHFEDARAAAREAAARYRRGDPRPLEGVTIAVKDEYAVNGWRTTMGSTLLKDAPPAQADGPVAERLRAAGAIFHIQTTVPEFYVWMTTATKLWGTTRNPWNLAYTPGGSSGGSAAALAAGFTTLALGSDMGGSIRIPASQCGLYGFKPPFGRVPTSEVPYESDGPLARTFDDMNLLTDAMVGPHPLTHSSLRPRLRYPSRYESVSGWKVAYDPATHLTPLDPAVTRAMEQAIATLRRLGATVETVDIGFDAADMETYLIGLMSSSMGGMMTEAMQHPEQLMPYTRSVFERMQGKTGPQALVGTEELLNEYQRRVQETVFLKGYRALIMPTLGTPLVPAEHGLEPGTDTVKIGGRPVTGLKFAMTWVWNMLGLYPVVSAPAAVGPGNVPIGIQIVSNTLDDLTAFQLAAAYSRAAPPLYTGRGMPDFRNEPV, encoded by the coding sequence ATGGTGGACCGACGTGATTTTCTTCGAATTTCCGGTCACCTCGCGGGTGCCACCGCGGGTGCCTCACTCCTCGCAGGCACGCCGCTGCGTGCCCATGCGGCGACGGACCCGGCCTACTTCAGCGCGACCGATCTCATCGCACAATTCCGGCGCGGGCGCCTCTCCCCGCTCGACGTCCTCGACGCACAAATCCGCCGCATCGAGGCCTTGGACGGCAAAGTTAACTGCATCACCGTCCGGCATTTCGAAGACGCTCGCGCCGCAGCGCGCGAAGCCGCTGCGCGTTATCGACGGGGCGATCCCCGCCCACTCGAAGGCGTGACCATCGCAGTCAAGGACGAATATGCCGTCAATGGCTGGCGTACGACGATGGGCTCGACCCTGCTCAAGGATGCACCGCCAGCACAGGCCGACGGCCCGGTCGCCGAGCGCCTGCGCGCTGCGGGCGCCATCTTCCACATTCAGACCACCGTGCCCGAGTTCTACGTGTGGATGACGACGGCGACGAAGTTGTGGGGCACCACGCGCAATCCGTGGAATCTCGCTTACACGCCGGGGGGCTCGTCCGGTGGGTCGGCCGCAGCGCTGGCCGCAGGATTCACCACACTCGCGCTCGGTTCCGACATGGGCGGCTCGATCCGTATCCCGGCGTCCCAATGCGGCCTGTACGGCTTCAAGCCTCCGTTTGGCCGTGTGCCGACGAGCGAAGTGCCATATGAGTCCGACGGACCGCTCGCCCGTACGTTCGACGACATGAATCTGCTTACGGACGCAATGGTCGGCCCGCATCCGCTGACTCATAGCTCGCTGCGCCCGCGCCTGCGCTATCCCTCGCGATATGAGAGCGTATCCGGCTGGAAAGTCGCCTACGACCCGGCGACACATCTGACGCCGCTCGACCCAGCCGTCACCCGGGCGATGGAACAGGCCATCGCGACGCTGCGCCGTCTCGGCGCAACCGTCGAGACAGTGGACATCGGGTTCGACGCCGCTGACATGGAGACCTACCTGATCGGCCTGATGTCGTCTAGCATGGGAGGCATGATGACTGAGGCGATGCAGCATCCGGAACAGCTCATGCCTTACACCCGCAGCGTGTTCGAGCGGATGCAGGGCAAGACCGGGCCGCAGGCGCTGGTGGGAACGGAGGAATTGCTCAACGAGTATCAGCGTCGCGTGCAGGAAACCGTGTTCCTCAAGGGCTATCGCGCGCTCATCATGCCGACGCTGGGCACGCCGCTGGTGCCCGCGGAACACGGGCTGGAACCCGGAACCGACACGGTGAAGATCGGCGGCCGGCCAGTCACCGGCCTGAAGTTCGCGATGACGTGGGTATGGAACATGCTGGGTCTGTATCCGGTGGTCTCTGCACCTGCCGCCGTCGGTCCCGGCAACGTGCCGATAGGCATCCAGATCGTGTCCAACACCCTCGACGACCTCACGGCCTTCCAACTGGCGGCGGCGTACTCACGCGCGGCACCGCCGCTCTACACTGGCCGTGGGATGCCCGACTTCCGCAACGAACCGGTGTAG
- a CDS encoding DUF2938 domain-containing protein, with protein sequence MTTLTLAAQVLAIGVFATLVMDLWALMLRRVLGIASLDFAMVGRWLGHMPAGRFTHAGIARATPVTGEKALGWFAHYAIGVGFAAALVWLAGPAWLDAPTWPPALAFGVATVVMPFFVMQPAFGAGVAASKTPKPAQARLRSLITHTVFGLGLYAGAWAARGAMTIIAASG encoded by the coding sequence ATGACAACACTCACGCTCGCCGCGCAGGTCCTTGCGATCGGCGTATTCGCCACGCTCGTGATGGACCTCTGGGCCCTGATGCTTCGCCGGGTCCTGGGCATCGCGTCGCTCGACTTCGCGATGGTCGGGCGCTGGCTTGGGCACATGCCCGCCGGTCGCTTCACTCACGCTGGCATCGCCCGTGCGACGCCCGTCACTGGCGAGAAAGCGCTCGGGTGGTTCGCGCATTACGCCATCGGTGTCGGCTTCGCGGCCGCCCTCGTCTGGCTCGCGGGGCCCGCGTGGTTGGATGCGCCGACGTGGCCGCCGGCGCTCGCATTCGGCGTGGCCACCGTCGTGATGCCCTTCTTCGTCATGCAACCCGCGTTCGGGGCCGGCGTTGCCGCCAGCAAGACGCCCAAACCGGCTCAGGCACGCCTGCGCAGTCTGATAACGCACACGGTGTTCGGTCTGGGTTTGTATGCGGGGGCGTGGGCGGCCCGTGGCGCAATGACCATCATCGCCGCCTCGGGCTGA
- a CDS encoding helix-turn-helix domain-containing protein, with translation MTLDIGDVVARAGVPPSTLRFYEEKGLIAATGRRGLRRQYDASVLQTLSLIALGRTAGFSLDDIAGMLLPQGKANIDRERLQAKAEDIDKTIRQLSALRDGLRHAAQCPATEHLACPQFQRLMRLASMKGTKGTKGAKASPLETGSPRPGKVAKAG, from the coding sequence ATGACACTGGACATTGGCGACGTCGTCGCACGCGCGGGTGTGCCGCCGTCCACGCTGCGGTTTTACGAAGAGAAGGGGCTGATCGCCGCGACGGGCCGACGTGGGTTGCGACGGCAATACGATGCGTCGGTATTGCAGACGCTGTCGCTCATCGCGTTGGGGCGCACGGCCGGATTCTCGCTTGACGACATCGCCGGGATGTTGTTGCCGCAAGGCAAGGCAAATATCGATCGCGAGCGATTGCAGGCGAAGGCGGAGGATATCGACAAGACGATCCGGCAACTAAGCGCGTTGCGTGACGGCTTGCGCCATGCGGCGCAGTGTCCGGCGACGGAGCATCTGGCATGCCCGCAGTTTCAGCGTCTGATGCGGCTTGCCAGCATGAAGGGGACGAAGGGGACGAAGGGGGCGAAGGCGTCCCCGTTGGAGACGGGCTCGCCCCGGCCAGGCAAGGTCGCGAAGGCAGGCTGA
- a CDS encoding VOC family protein, which translates to MTKLVTCVWFNGEARQAAEFYAATFPDSHVQARHVSPIPGIGAGQELTVEFTVLGQPFVGLNGGPEFKPNEAISFMVVTKDQEETDRYWNAIIGNGGAESACGWCKDRWGFSWQITPKRLLDLMADPDVPKARRAMEAMMTMHKIDIATLDRAAAG; encoded by the coding sequence ATGACGAAGCTCGTCACATGTGTATGGTTCAACGGTGAGGCCCGTCAGGCCGCCGAATTCTACGCAGCCACCTTTCCCGACAGTCACGTTCAGGCGCGTCACGTCTCGCCCATTCCTGGCATTGGCGCAGGACAGGAACTAACGGTTGAGTTCACCGTGCTGGGCCAGCCGTTCGTCGGTCTGAATGGCGGCCCGGAGTTCAAGCCGAACGAGGCGATCAGCTTCATGGTCGTCACGAAGGATCAGGAAGAGACCGACCGCTACTGGAACGCCATCATCGGTAACGGTGGTGCCGAATCGGCGTGCGGATGGTGCAAGGACCGCTGGGGATTCTCGTGGCAGATCACGCCGAAGCGGCTGCTCGACCTCATGGCCGATCCCGACGTCCCCAAAGCGCGCCGTGCGATGGAGGCCATGATGACCATGCACAAGATCGATATCGCCACGCTCGATCGCGCCGCAGCGGGCTGA
- a CDS encoding TonB-dependent receptor, with translation MKPSSAALRPAVALLIALAAASVAERASAAPASTSSPVAQNAVDAHRAWQISPGTLDAVLNRFANAAGIELVVDASLTRGRQSTGLHGDYTLTQALYQLLSPHQLQAMRSSQGVYTLRAASQDTGAALAGDGVLLPTTHVVAQAVGLPEAYDGGQVARGGRLGLLGNKDFMDVPFNVTSYTAKTIQDQQSTTLADVLDNDPSVRFTTSSGHMYENFSVRGFPLTADEVSLNGMFGLSPYGHVPTEFIERVEVLKGPNALLNGMSPSGAVGGAINVVTKKAESAPLTRVSADYLSDSQFGVQADIGRRFGDDEQIGIRFNGALRDGRTTLDGQNKRREFGSVALDLKTDRVRIGLDAYTDSEKYTGGSPWMATFATNVVAPPASGTNVLRGEYGNLESTGVQLRGEVDVTDAITAYAGIGALSYRYSGFITGTRTGPIKADGSYTGATYFQRGWTDTLSLDAGVRTRFRTGPLKHELTLSATSLDTTSGNVFTTSANYNSNIYAPVNPTLAKDPGSAPKTAESTLSSFALADTVSMFQDRVTLVAGLRSQRVRAAAFSATTGARTSNYDENAITPAFGLVLKPFGPNVSLYGNYIEGLTQGGMVTDVSAANYGQVFAPYRSKQAEFGVKWDAGSFTNTLSFFQITKPGMIKDVATNTYNPDGEQRNRGVEWNVFGEFTPRWRVLGGVAYTRGELTRTAGNLYNGNTPYGVPKWTANLGTEWDLPWVPGVTLTGRMITTSSQYVNSANTQQIGGWTRYDVGARYATRVYGKAVVLRAAVENVANRIAWSGTFNDGYVIQNAPRTFKLSASVDF, from the coding sequence TTGAAACCCTCTTCTGCGGCCCTTCGTCCCGCTGTCGCCCTGCTGATCGCCCTCGCAGCCGCAAGCGTTGCCGAGCGTGCCAGCGCTGCACCCGCGTCCACATCCTCCCCCGTCGCGCAAAACGCCGTCGATGCGCACCGCGCGTGGCAGATCTCCCCCGGCACGCTCGACGCCGTGCTCAACCGCTTTGCCAACGCGGCAGGCATCGAGCTGGTCGTCGATGCGTCGCTCACGCGAGGGCGTCAGAGCACCGGCCTGCACGGCGATTACACATTGACGCAGGCGCTGTACCAACTGCTTTCGCCGCATCAGTTGCAGGCGATGCGCAGCAGTCAGGGCGTCTACACGCTGCGCGCCGCCTCGCAAGACACCGGCGCGGCGCTCGCAGGCGATGGCGTGTTGCTGCCGACGACGCACGTCGTTGCACAGGCCGTCGGCCTGCCGGAAGCGTACGACGGCGGACAGGTCGCGCGCGGCGGACGTCTCGGCCTGCTCGGCAACAAGGACTTCATGGATGTGCCATTCAACGTCACGTCCTACACGGCCAAGACGATTCAGGATCAGCAATCGACCACGCTGGCCGACGTGCTCGACAATGACCCGTCGGTCCGCTTCACGACGTCGAGCGGCCACATGTACGAGAACTTCAGCGTCCGCGGCTTTCCGCTGACGGCCGACGAAGTCTCGCTCAACGGCATGTTCGGCCTGTCGCCGTACGGCCACGTGCCGACCGAGTTCATCGAGCGCGTCGAAGTGCTCAAGGGGCCGAATGCGCTACTTAACGGCATGTCGCCGTCGGGCGCAGTCGGCGGCGCGATCAATGTGGTGACGAAGAAGGCCGAAAGCGCGCCGCTCACACGCGTGAGCGCCGACTATCTGTCGGACTCGCAATTCGGCGTGCAGGCCGACATCGGCCGCCGCTTCGGTGACGACGAACAGATCGGCATTCGCTTTAACGGCGCGCTGCGCGACGGCCGCACCACGCTCGACGGTCAGAACAAGCGCCGCGAATTCGGCTCCGTCGCACTGGATCTGAAGACGGACCGCGTCCGTATCGGTCTTGATGCCTACACCGACTCGGAGAAGTACACCGGCGGCAGTCCGTGGATGGCGACCTTCGCCACGAATGTCGTCGCACCGCCCGCATCCGGCACCAACGTGCTGCGCGGCGAGTACGGAAATCTGGAGAGCACCGGCGTACAACTGCGCGGTGAGGTCGATGTGACCGACGCCATCACGGCCTACGCCGGTATCGGCGCACTGAGCTATCGCTACTCCGGCTTCATCACCGGCACGCGCACCGGCCCGATCAAGGCGGACGGCAGCTACACCGGCGCGACGTACTTCCAGCGCGGCTGGACCGATACTCTCTCGCTCGACGCGGGTGTTCGCACGCGTTTTCGCACCGGCCCGCTCAAGCATGAGCTGACGCTCTCGGCCACGTCGCTCGACACGACCAGCGGCAACGTGTTCACGACGAGCGCGAACTACAACTCGAACATCTACGCCCCGGTCAATCCGACCCTGGCGAAGGACCCCGGATCGGCCCCGAAAACCGCCGAATCCACGCTGTCGAGCTTTGCCCTTGCCGACACCGTCTCGATGTTCCAGGACCGCGTGACGCTGGTCGCCGGTTTGCGCAGCCAGCGCGTTCGCGCGGCCGCCTTCTCGGCGACGACCGGCGCGCGCACGTCCAACTACGACGAAAACGCCATCACCCCGGCCTTCGGTCTCGTGCTCAAGCCGTTCGGGCCGAACGTTTCGCTGTACGGCAATTACATCGAAGGCCTGACGCAAGGCGGCATGGTCACCGACGTGAGCGCCGCCAACTACGGACAGGTCTTCGCTCCGTATCGCAGCAAGCAAGCCGAGTTCGGCGTGAAGTGGGACGCGGGCAGCTTCACGAACACGCTCTCGTTCTTCCAGATCACCAAGCCAGGCATGATCAAGGACGTCGCGACCAACACGTACAACCCCGACGGCGAACAACGCAACCGTGGCGTGGAGTGGAACGTCTTTGGCGAATTCACGCCGCGCTGGCGTGTGCTGGGCGGTGTGGCCTACACGCGTGGCGAGCTGACCAGGACGGCGGGCAATCTCTACAACGGCAATACGCCTTACGGCGTGCCGAAGTGGACCGCCAACCTCGGCACCGAATGGGACTTGCCGTGGGTGCCGGGCGTGACGCTCACGGGCCGCATGATCACCACCAGTTCGCAATACGTGAACTCGGCCAACACGCAGCAGATCGGCGGATGGACGCGATATGACGTCGGCGCACGCTATGCCACGCGTGTCTACGGCAAAGCCGTGGTGTTGCGCGCCGCCGTCGAAAACGTGGCCAATCGCATTGCATGGTCGGGCACGTTCAACGACGGTTACGTGATCCAGAACGCGCCGCGCACGTTCAAGCTCTCCGCCAGCGTCGACTTCTGA
- a CDS encoding enterochelin esterase domain-containing protein, whose amino-acid sequence MTFPKIRATAVAVALVASGGMTSLALAAPVPSDAACASDPHAPQYRLGLVSPRLLALNAALCAGGNTDAFWQDVSATGTPMIEAVAPGAITGDEMASPLAPPPGKVSLMTFLWRGHPHNVRILGAPSGDHDDMRQLGNSDVWYRSYVVPDSTRLSYQLAPNVPDIEGTPMARRRAVLKTLQADPLNRHPFTVEGFDGKRSVKSSVVLPDAPPQPWIEPRADVPTGTLQAARFASKVLGNTRDVYVYRPAGYRSDDASRGLLVVFDAHAYVNTVPTPVILDNLIAEGRIPRTAALIVGVIDGSTRGKELPPNPTFARFLSDELMPWAKAQGVSASAEHTVVAGSSYGGLASAWAAHEAPQWFGNVLSQSGSYWWSPSQGNADARESGWLIRQYAEGPRLPVKFYLESGLFEDRRGPTGIGTSGRHMRDVLRAKGYRVAYTSTATGHDYLNWRGSLACGLMALIGTPDTQRALQARPAAPGSLAAVCSMPSFGNGADGP is encoded by the coding sequence ATGACATTTCCTAAGATTCGGGCGACGGCGGTCGCCGTTGCGCTCGTTGCGTCCGGTGGCATGACGAGCCTCGCACTGGCAGCCCCCGTCCCCTCCGACGCCGCTTGCGCGAGCGATCCCCACGCACCGCAGTACCGGCTCGGACTCGTCAGCCCGCGTTTGCTCGCATTGAATGCGGCGTTGTGCGCTGGTGGCAATACCGACGCCTTCTGGCAAGACGTCAGTGCGACGGGCACGCCGATGATCGAAGCCGTTGCACCGGGTGCCATCACCGGGGACGAGATGGCCTCGCCGCTCGCACCGCCGCCCGGCAAGGTGTCGCTGATGACCTTCCTCTGGCGCGGCCATCCGCACAACGTGCGCATTCTGGGCGCGCCGTCCGGCGATCACGACGACATGCGTCAACTGGGCAACAGCGACGTCTGGTATCGCAGCTATGTCGTACCCGACAGCACCCGGCTGTCCTACCAGCTCGCGCCGAACGTTCCCGACATCGAAGGCACGCCAATGGCGCGTCGACGGGCGGTCCTGAAGACGTTGCAGGCCGACCCGCTCAACCGCCATCCGTTCACGGTGGAAGGCTTCGACGGCAAGCGCAGCGTGAAGTCGTCGGTCGTCTTGCCCGACGCGCCGCCGCAACCGTGGATCGAACCTCGCGCCGATGTGCCGACGGGTACCCTGCAAGCCGCACGCTTCGCCAGCAAAGTGCTCGGCAATACGCGGGACGTCTACGTCTATCGTCCTGCGGGATATCGTTCGGATGACGCTTCGCGAGGTCTGCTCGTCGTGTTCGACGCGCACGCCTATGTGAACACCGTACCCACGCCGGTGATTCTCGACAACCTGATCGCCGAGGGACGGATTCCGCGAACGGCAGCGCTCATCGTCGGCGTGATCGACGGCAGCACCCGGGGCAAGGAACTGCCGCCGAATCCGACATTCGCGCGGTTCCTTTCCGATGAACTGATGCCGTGGGCCAAAGCACAAGGCGTGTCCGCGTCCGCCGAACATACGGTGGTTGCCGGATCGAGTTACGGCGGACTGGCGTCGGCGTGGGCAGCCCATGAAGCACCGCAGTGGTTCGGCAACGTGCTGTCGCAGTCGGGGTCGTATTGGTGGTCACCGTCACAAGGCAATGCCGACGCGCGCGAATCCGGTTGGTTGATCCGCCAGTACGCCGAAGGCCCGCGTCTGCCGGTGAAGTTCTACCTCGAATCGGGGCTGTTCGAAGACCGGCGCGGACCGACGGGCATCGGCACGTCAGGCCGTCACATGCGCGATGTGTTGCGCGCGAAGGGCTATCGCGTGGCGTACACGTCGACCGCCACCGGACACGACTATCTGAATTGGCGTGGTTCGCTGGCGTGTGGATTAATGGCGCTCATCGGCACACCTGACACGCAACGTGCCTTGCAAGCGCGTCCGGCTGCGCCGGGGAGTCTCGCGGCTGTGTGTTCGATGCCGTCGTTCGGAAACGGTGCCGACGGTCCGTAA
- a CDS encoding sensor domain-containing protein: MELLLDAVFLVNRSGTLVYVSPACEAILGYSSQELMGRSMIDFVAKEDRDRTIEESKLVMAGRQRIGFENRYIHKDGHYVHIMWSARWSEEHGMRIGVARDVSARKRAEALQRATYSISEAAHDAADIRSLCKAVHDTLGTLFPIDAIVVATCDADLRVWDKAYQYRDSTDVPLLDWTQAEKLSTHATNAQEPLWQLIEAVPDGDPATGVMHVRTEPLSLDDNLEAARHALAVLPMHTARRAVGALMIYGPVKALRAEAAQRLLAFVCDQTALAIERKQLIDDLYKAARFDELTGLPNRRTFGEFASEAVRRAQRTNGKLALLFADIDGFKDVNDSLGHSSGDLLLKEIGRRMKAGVSDCGFVARHSGDEFVAIVQDAEIVERIDFAVNRLRAQIEQAVSVNEASVTVRVSVGVAVFPDDGESMSELIRVADQRMYANKAARKSGGASFLERLM, from the coding sequence ATGGAGTTGCTGCTGGACGCAGTGTTTCTCGTCAATCGGTCCGGAACTCTCGTGTACGTGAGTCCGGCCTGCGAAGCTATTCTCGGTTATAGCTCGCAAGAGTTGATGGGGCGCTCGATGATCGATTTCGTGGCGAAGGAAGACCGCGACAGGACCATCGAAGAATCGAAGCTGGTTATGGCGGGACGCCAGCGGATCGGCTTCGAAAACCGTTATATCCACAAGGACGGCCATTACGTCCACATCATGTGGTCGGCGCGTTGGTCCGAAGAGCATGGTATGCGCATCGGCGTCGCCCGCGACGTCTCGGCCCGCAAGCGGGCCGAAGCCTTGCAGCGCGCCACCTACTCGATTTCCGAAGCGGCCCACGATGCCGCCGATATCCGCTCGCTGTGCAAGGCCGTTCACGACACGCTGGGCACGCTATTTCCCATCGACGCCATTGTCGTTGCGACCTGCGACGCGGACCTGCGTGTGTGGGACAAGGCATATCAGTACCGCGACAGCACGGACGTGCCGCTGCTTGACTGGACGCAGGCGGAAAAGCTCTCGACGCACGCCACTAATGCGCAGGAGCCCCTCTGGCAACTGATCGAGGCGGTGCCCGATGGCGATCCTGCAACGGGCGTCATGCACGTTCGCACCGAGCCATTGTCACTGGACGATAACCTGGAAGCTGCTCGGCACGCGCTGGCCGTATTGCCCATGCATACGGCGCGCCGCGCGGTCGGTGCGCTCATGATCTACGGGCCCGTGAAGGCGTTACGGGCGGAAGCGGCGCAACGGTTGCTGGCGTTCGTCTGCGATCAGACGGCGCTCGCTATCGAGCGCAAGCAGCTCATCGACGATCTCTACAAGGCGGCGCGGTTCGACGAACTGACCGGACTGCCGAATCGCCGCACGTTCGGCGAGTTCGCCAGCGAAGCGGTGCGCCGCGCGCAGCGCACCAATGGCAAGCTGGCGCTGCTCTTCGCCGATATCGATGGGTTCAAGGACGTGAACGACAGCCTGGGACACTCGAGCGGCGATCTGCTGCTCAAGGAGATCGGACGCCGCATGAAGGCCGGCGTGTCGGACTGCGGATTTGTCGCGCGGCATTCGGGCGACGAGTTCGTCGCCATCGTGCAGGACGCAGAGATCGTCGAGCGCATCGACTTCGCCGTGAACCGGCTGCGCGCGCAGATCGAACAGGCGGTCTCGGTAAACGAGGCGAGCGTGACGGTGCGGGTGAGCGTGGGCGTCGCCGTGTTTCCGGACGACGGCGAGTCGATGAGTGAGTTGATCCGGGTGGCCGATCAGCGCATGTATGCCAACAAGGCCGCGCGCAAGTCGGGGGGCGCCAGTTTTCTCGAACGGTTGATGTGA